Within Microterricola gilva, the genomic segment TCTGAGGATGCGGCGGGTGCAGCGTTGGTGACCAGTTCGGTCACAGCTTCTCCACGATACAGGCTCTCAAAGGTGCTGATCGTGCGTTGGATGTCGTGTGCGACGATGCGGTTGAGTGACTCCTGCTTCATTGCCGTGAGCTCATCCGGTGCCATCTCGAGCACCGTGCGCAGCTTCTCGGCGAGGTCGGTGGGGTTGCTCGGCTCGAACAGGAAGCCATTCTGGCCGTCGGCGACAAGGTGCGGCAGTGCCATCGCGTTCGCCGCGACGATCGGCAGACCGGATGCCATGGCCTCCATGGTCGCGATGCTCTGCAGCTCGGCGATCGACGGCATGGCGAAGACGGTTGCACCCGTGTACTCGGCGCGGAGCTCGGCCTCGGTGACGTAGCCGCGGAACGTGACCCGGTCGCCCAGGCCCAGGGTGTCGGCCAGGTGCTGCAGGTTGCGCATCTGGTCTCCCCCGCCGACGATGTGGAGCTTGGTGTCGAGCTCGGCTGGCAGCAACGTCAGCGCCTTGAGCAGCACGTCGATCTGCTTCTCACCGGTCACGCGACCGACGAAGAGCACCGTGTTACCCGTGCGCGGCTCGAAGTTCGGGGTGTACTCGTGGGCATCGATGCCGCAGGAGATCGCGTGCACACCCTTGAGTCCGGTGTACTGCTCGAGGAACTGCGCCGCCTTCGCGGTCGGCGTCGTCACGGCTTCGGCGCGGCCGAAGGTGCGGCGCGCGGCCTTCCAGGCGAGCCCAATGGCCCATTCCTGCCACGCCTTCGGCAGCAGGGTGAACTCGAGCAGGTTCTCGGGCATGAAGTGGTTGGTGCCGATGATGCGGATGCCGCGCTTCTCGGCTTCGACCGAGAGACCGCGCCCGACGATGATGTGCGACTGGAAGTGCACGACATCCGGCTGCACGAGGTCGATCACGCGCGCGCTGTTCTGGCGGATCCGCCACGGCAGCGCGAAGCGCAGCCAGTCGTGCGGGTACCAACGCCAGCTGCGCAGGCGGTGGGCCATCATCTTCTGGCCCTCGTGTTCCTCCATCCAGCTGCCGTGCTTGCGCGAAGCGGCGGGAGCCATGATGTGGACCTCGTGACCGCGGGCGACGAGGCCGGCGGCGAGACGCTCGGCGAAGCGAGCCGCACCGTTGACGTCTGGCGCAAAGGTGTCGGCGCCGATCAGCACGCGCAATGGCTTCTGCGCGGACCGTGAGCCGGCCGCGGGTGCGGCGGAAGACGAGCCTGGCGTTTCAGTCAAGTGGAGATTCCCTCACGGTGCTGGGCCGGGAAGAATGCGCCGGCGAAAAGTCAGTGGTCCGCCTCGAAGCGGAACTGCATGCCCCCAGTCTAAACCGGGCTGGCTGTGACACTGTCAAATGTTCCCCGGAGCGTCGGATCTCAGCCGACGCTCAGACCTTCGTCTGCGGGTGGTGTTTGGCGAGGGCGAAGACGCCCCAGATCGCGACCGCTCCGGCCACAACGAAGCCGATCACGGCCCAGAGCGGCGCCTGTGACGCCTCATCGAGCACGAAGATGCCGATGGCAACGGCCACGAGCGGGTCGACGACGGTGAGCCCGGCGATGACCAGGTCAGGCGGGCCGGACGCGTACGCGTTCTGAACGAAGTAGCCACCGAGTGCTGCCGCGGCGAGCAACGCGACGACGCAGGTGAAGGTGAGCCACTCGAAGTTCTCGTTCTGGATGCGGCTGATGATCACCTTCGCGAGCGTCGCGACGAAGCCGTAGAGCACGCCAGCCCCGAGAATGTAGAAGAGCGCCTTGAACTTGTTGCGCAGGGCGATGAACGCAAGCACGAAGGCGACGAGCACCACGGCGAGGATCACGAGGATCGTGATGAGGTCCTCGTCGGTGACCGGCTTGTCGACCGCGGTGAAGGCGGCGATCGTCACGAACAGGCCGACGCCGCCGACACACATGCAGATCGCGATGATCGACCTGCGATTGAGGGCGACCTTGCTCACGCGTGCGTTGACAATCGACGTGATCACCAGCGCGACGGCACCGAGGGGCTGCACGACCATGAGTGGCGCCTGGGTGAGGCTGGCGAGCTGCAGCACGACGGCGAAGCCGAGCATGAGCGTGCCGATGACCCACGACGGCCGGGCGAGCAGCAGCATCAGCTGCTTCACGTTGAGTCCGGAGCCCCCGGCGTACTGGGTGTTGCGTTCGACCTTGACGACCCCGCGGTGCTGGAACTGCGCGCCGAGCGAGAGGAACACCGCGCCGATGAGCGCGAGCACGATTCCGAAGACGACTCGTGGGTCCTGTGGAATCAGTTCCTCGGCAAGGTCGTTGAATTCGAAGGGCACCCCACGACACTAACGTGACCGGGGCCGATATTCTGTGAACATGGCCGTTCTTCCCATCCGGATCTCCGGAGATCCCGTGCTGCACACCCCCGCAGCCCCCGTGACCGTATTCGACGACGAGCTGCGCACCCTCGTCACCGACATGTTCGAGACCATGGATGCCGCCCCCGGCGTCGGCCTCGCCGGCCCCCAGGTCGGTGTTCCGCTCCGTCTGTTCACCTTCGGCTGGGTCGACGATGACGGGGTGAAGTGGCGCGGCGTCGCCATCAACCCCGAGCTCTGGCTGAGCCCGATGGACGTCGGCCCAGCCGACGAGGATGAGGAGTCGGAGGGCTGCCTGTCGTTCCCCGGCGAGCGGTTCCCGCTGCGCCGGGCCGACCGCGTCATCCTGCGCGCGACGGACATCGACGGCAAGCCGTTCGAGATCGTCGCGGAGGGCTGGCTGGCCCGCATCTTCCAGCACGAGTACGACCACCTGGACGGCCTGCTCTACGTCGACCGCGTCGAGGACGACTACCAGCGCATCATCGCGAAGATCACCCGCAAGCGCGGCTGGGGCGTTCCTGGCAACGCCTGGATGCCCGGCGTCGACAACCTCGAGGACTGAATCACGCGGCCGACGCGCCGCACCGCATGCACGAGGAGGCACCCCTGCCGGGGGTGCCTCCTCTGCTTTTCTGTCGCGCTACTGCCGGGTGCGCAGCTTTCGACGGCGGATCACCACGAGCGCTGCGCCGGCCAACAGCAGGATCGCGCCGCCCAGACCGAGGCTGCCGGCGGCGAACCCGGTGGTGGCGATGGCACCGGTATCGCTGGAGCCGCCCGCAACGTCGGAACCCTCGCCGGTGCTGCCGCCGTTGCCGTTCCCCGGGCCGCTCGGATCGGTGGGGTCGGTGGGTCCAGTGGGGTCCGTCGGGTCGACGGGGTCGGTCGGATCGGTCGGATCGGTCGGATCGACAGGGTCAACTGGAGCCCCGGCCACCGTGACCGGCACCTCGGCACGAACACCGTTGACGGTCACGCTCAGCATCGCCGTGCCCGCCTGTGTGGCGGTGAGCTCACCGGTCAGGGTGTTCAGGCGCAGGGTGGATGCCGCGCGCTCCTGGCTGCGCGTGCTCCCGCCGTCGACCACGGTGACGCCCTCGCCGGCCCACTGGGCGGTGACCGGCCAGGCAACGGGCACCTCGCGGCCGCCGTCCTGCACCAGCGTCGACGCCACGGAGGCGGTCTCCCCCACGGTCATCACGGTCGGCGCATCCAGCCGCAGCTCGTCCACGCGCGGTCGCGTCTCGGCCTGCATCCAGTTGATGCGCGAGCTGACGGAGTCCGGGTTGGCGCCGACGACGCCGGCGCGGGGGTTCACACCGAGCAACGTCCACCCGACGAATCCGCCGTGGTCGGCCGCGCCGGCCGGCCCCTTGCCCGAGTTGCCGTTGATGATCTGCGAGACGCCGTCGACGCTCGCACCGTGGAAGACGCCGACGTGACCGTTGATCACGGCGATCGACTTTCCCGTGTCCTTGCGGAACGTGGCGAAGCGCTCGTTCAGCGCCGCCGCCTCGTAGCGGTCGCCCAGCTGGCTGTCCTTGCTCGACAGCGGGTCGTCGGATGGATGGTGGAAGAAGACCATCACGCCCGTGACACCGGCATCGGATGCGGCATCCTTCAGCTGCGCCTCCAGCATGTTCAGCTGCGCCATTCCGCCGCCGCGCAGAGTGCCAGCCGAGCTGTTCAGCGTGATGATGCGGGTGGAACCGAGGTCGCGCGTGCCCGACGCGGCGCCGAAGAACTTCTCGAAGTTGCTGATCGGCGCCCCCATCACCTCGTGGTTGCCCGGCACGTAGATCCACGGCAGCTTCGAGCCGACTTCCTCGTCAAGGATGCGCTCAGCGAGCTCGAAGTCGATGTCTGCCGCCTCGTCGACGAAGTCGCCGTTGATCACGAGGAGGTCGGGGTTCTCGGCGACGATCTCCCGCAGCGCCTTGCGGGCACCCTGGGCGTTGACGCTGTCGGGGTTGCGACCGACGAACTGCGCGTCGCTCATCACGGCGATGCGCTGGGCGCGGCCGTCGACCGTGCCGTTGGCCGCGATGATCGGATCGTGCACATACGGGGATGCCGGCTGATCGACGCTCGCCGGAACGATCGCCTCGAGCCCGGCAATGCTCACGTCGCCCTGGTAGGAGACGGCCGTGCGCGTCTCCATGAATCGCACCCGCGAGATCTCGATCGGGTAGGCGGTGCCGACGGGCACGGTGAAGCGCACCTGCTGCCAGTCGTTCCAGGTGACCATCGGGCCGTCGAGGTTGCTGGTCACGCCTGCGGCGCTCTTCAGCTGGATGCGCGGCCAGATCCCACTGCCGTCGCCCTTGATCCAGAGGCTCAGCGCCTGCGGCTGCCCGGGAATCTGGATCGGGGCCGGGGCCACGGCGTAGGAACCGCGGGTCGCGGTCGATGTGGTGAAGTCGTGTTGCAGGCGCAGTGCGTCCTCACCGTTCGGCCCGCCGGCCGGCATCGGGGTGAGCGTTCCGGCCGCCCGGTCGGAGGCGAACTTCCAATCCGCACCGTTGGAGAAGTCGGCGACCGTTGTGACGTCGTAACCGATGGTCACCGCGACGTCGACGCTCCGTCCGCCGACGGTGAAGGTGATCGTGGCCGATCCGGCATCCGCCGTCGGGGTGATCAGCCAGCTGTCGAGCCCGTTCGGCACGACGCTCACCTTCTCGCCGGCCTGCACCGATGCGTCGCTCACCTCGACGGGCACCCGGTTGCCGTCGCCGTCGAGGGCGGTCAGGCGCACCTCGCCCGTCTGGCCGGCCGTCTGCAGGGCCACGACCGACTTGTCGGCGGTGATGCGTTGCAGCTCGCCGAGTACGCGGATGCCGCTCGAGGCGGTCTTGCCCTCTGCGGTGTAGTTCACGCTGGCCTGTCCCGCAGCCACGCCGAGTACGCGGGCGGAGCCACCGTCGATCGCTTCGAGGCTGACGGTTGCGCTGTCCGCAGCGAAGGCGCCCTCGGCGGGGATGCCCTGCAGATTGGCGTCGAGGCCGGTGCCCGTGAGGGTGCGGTGGAGTCCAGGAAGCACCGTGTCGGCGCCCTGGCGCTTCAGCGCGGGCGCGACCATCACGTCGCTCAGCTGGGCCGCGGGCGCGGAGGAGAAGAAGGCGAGGCTGTTGGCGACGATTCGCTCGTTCCCGTCTGAGGGGCGGTTCACCACCGTTGCCTCGGTGTTCCCGGCCGTTCGGGCGAGCATCGTGGTTGACCCACCGCCGTCGAGGTTGATGGCGTTCCAGGCGCCGAGGTCGAGCATCAACCGTCCGAGTTCCTGTACCGTCAGGCCGCGGCTGTCGCCGGCGCGTCCGTCAACGGCCACCACGTAGACGGTGCTGCCGTCTCGGCTGACGCCTACGGCGGTGCGGGCCGCCTCGACCTGGTCGTCCGGGGTCTGGACACCGTCGGCGACGAGCCACTGGTTTCCGCTGACCGCCAGGTCGACATCCTTGCTCACACCGGTGGTGATCACGATCGGGTCGCCGACGCTGAGCGCGCTCAACGCGACGGCCTGCGTGCCGCGGCCGACGAGCACACTCGTTCCGCTGGGGATGTTCGCCGGCTGTGTCAGCGCCGCCGGATCCGTTTCGATCGCCGAGACGAGGCCGTCCACGACGGATACCGCGGCGATGTCGGTCGCGCCACCGATCGGCGCGTTCAGCGGGTAGCTCCCCCAGATCGAGGTGTACAGGCCGATGCGGTTGGCCTCGACGCTCGGGGTGTTGATGCCGGAGAGCGTCGTGCTGCCGCCCGCGAACTCCACGGTGCCCTGCACCATGAGCTTCTGAACCGTCGCCAGACCGTCGTTCATGGTGAATGCCGGTCGGTCGGCCGGGCTGGCGGTGCGGATGCCCTGCGTCGACGACACGTTCGTCGACACGGGTGCAACCGAAGCGTTCATGTCGAAGTAGTCGCCGTTGACCGCGGCCACGGCGCCGGTGCCACTGATCTGCTCTGAGACCGTCGCACCGCCGCTCACGGTTCCGGCGTCGAGCACGTCCAGGCTGAGCGTCGGTGTGGACAGGTCGGCGACCATGACATGGCCGCTCACCCAACCGGCGCCCTGCACGCGACGGAAAGAGGTGAGGTCGAGACCGGGGGCCACGGCCTCCGTCTCGGCGGTCAGCAGCGAGGAGCCGTCGCCGCCCAGGTTCAGGCCGTTACTGTCTGGCGCCGCGACCGCGGCGCTCTCGGTGGCGACCGCATCGAGGCTCACCGCGCCGGTGAGCATCAGTGCGCCCGCGGTCACAAGCGCGAGCACCCGCCTCGGCGAGCGTTGAGGGTTCGGGGGTATCGGATGTGGAGCAGTCATACTTCGCCTTCGTCAAGAGGTCAGATCTTTCGCGCATAGTGCGCGCTCTGTGACGGTAGACAGGCGGTGTAAGCGGCAGGTGGCGCCCGGGTGAACGCCGCCTTAAGCGGCGAGGGAGCCCTCGCCCGCGCGTTCAGACGTCGGAGGTGGGCGGCTAGCTGAGGGCGCGGATGCCGGCGGCGACGAGCGCGGCCACGATCACCACGACGATGAACGGCACGCGCAGCGCGAACAGCCCGGCGGCCACGATCACGGCGGGCACACGGGCATCGATCACGATCTCCTGGCCCTGCGCGAAGGTCTGCACCCCGATGAGCGCCGCGAGCAGCGCGACGGTGAGCAGCTCCGCGACGCGGGACACGGCCGGGTTGTCGAGAACCCGCGGCGGCACGAGGTAGCCGGCGAGCTTCAGGATGACGCACGCGATCGACGCGAGAATCACGATCTGCCACATGGTCATGCGCGCTTCTCCGTCCCCAGCCAGTTGAACGCACCGACGACGACGGCAACGAGGGCGGCGACGAGCACGGGCAGGCCGGGCATCAGCACGGGCGTCAGCAGAACGGCGACGAGGGCGGCGGCCACGGCGACGGCGCTCGCCTGCAGGCGCTTCAGTCGGGGC encodes:
- a CDS encoding glycosyltransferase: MTETPGSSSAAPAAGSRSAQKPLRVLIGADTFAPDVNGAARFAERLAAGLVARGHEVHIMAPAASRKHGSWMEEHEGQKMMAHRLRSWRWYPHDWLRFALPWRIRQNSARVIDLVQPDVVHFQSHIIVGRGLSVEAEKRGIRIIGTNHFMPENLLEFTLLPKAWQEWAIGLAWKAARRTFGRAEAVTTPTAKAAQFLEQYTGLKGVHAISCGIDAHEYTPNFEPRTGNTVLFVGRVTGEKQIDVLLKALTLLPAELDTKLHIVGGGDQMRNLQHLADTLGLGDRVTFRGYVTEAELRAEYTGATVFAMPSIAELQSIATMEAMASGLPIVAANAMALPHLVADGQNGFLFEPSNPTDLAEKLRTVLEMAPDELTAMKQESLNRIVAHDIQRTISTFESLYRGEAVTELVTNAAPAASSD
- a CDS encoding phosphodiester glycosidase family protein, translating into MLALVTAGALMLTGAVSLDAVATESAAVAAPDSNGLNLGGDGSSLLTAETEAVAPGLDLTSFRRVQGAGWVSGHVMVADLSTPTLSLDVLDAGTVSGGATVSEQISGTGAVAAVNGDYFDMNASVAPVSTNVSSTQGIRTASPADRPAFTMNDGLATVQKLMVQGTVEFAGGSTTLSGINTPSVEANRIGLYTSIWGSYPLNAPIGGATDIAAVSVVDGLVSAIETDPAALTQPANIPSGTSVLVGRGTQAVALSALSVGDPIVITTGVSKDVDLAVSGNQWLVADGVQTPDDQVEAARTAVGVSRDGSTVYVVAVDGRAGDSRGLTVQELGRLMLDLGAWNAINLDGGGSTTMLARTAGNTEATVVNRPSDGNERIVANSLAFFSSAPAAQLSDVMVAPALKRQGADTVLPGLHRTLTGTGLDANLQGIPAEGAFAADSATVSLEAIDGGSARVLGVAAGQASVNYTAEGKTASSGIRVLGELQRITADKSVVALQTAGQTGEVRLTALDGDGNRVPVEVSDASVQAGEKVSVVPNGLDSWLITPTADAGSATITFTVGGRSVDVAVTIGYDVTTVADFSNGADWKFASDRAAGTLTPMPAGGPNGEDALRLQHDFTTSTATRGSYAVAPAPIQIPGQPQALSLWIKGDGSGIWPRIQLKSAAGVTSNLDGPMVTWNDWQQVRFTVPVGTAYPIEISRVRFMETRTAVSYQGDVSIAGLEAIVPASVDQPASPYVHDPIIAANGTVDGRAQRIAVMSDAQFVGRNPDSVNAQGARKALREIVAENPDLLVINGDFVDEAADIDFELAERILDEEVGSKLPWIYVPGNHEVMGAPISNFEKFFGAASGTRDLGSTRIITLNSSAGTLRGGGMAQLNMLEAQLKDAASDAGVTGVMVFFHHPSDDPLSSKDSQLGDRYEAAALNERFATFRKDTGKSIAVINGHVGVFHGASVDGVSQIINGNSGKGPAGAADHGGFVGWTLLGVNPRAGVVGANPDSVSSRINWMQAETRPRVDELRLDAPTVMTVGETASVASTLVQDGGREVPVAWPVTAQWAGEGVTVVDGGSTRSQERAASTLRLNTLTGELTATQAGTAMLSVTVNGVRAEVPVTVAGAPVDPVDPTDPTDPTDPVDPTDPTGPTDPTDPSGPGNGNGGSTGEGSDVAGGSSDTGAIATTGFAAGSLGLGGAILLLAGAALVVIRRRKLRTRQ
- a CDS encoding AzlD domain-containing protein, translated to MTMWQIVILASIACVILKLAGYLVPPRVLDNPAVSRVAELLTVALLAALIGVQTFAQGQEIVIDARVPAVIVAAGLFALRVPFIVVVIVAALVAAGIRALS
- the def gene encoding peptide deformylase, with translation MAVLPIRISGDPVLHTPAAPVTVFDDELRTLVTDMFETMDAAPGVGLAGPQVGVPLRLFTFGWVDDDGVKWRGVAINPELWLSPMDVGPADEDEESEGCLSFPGERFPLRRADRVILRATDIDGKPFEIVAEGWLARIFQHEYDHLDGLLYVDRVEDDYQRIIAKITRKRGWGVPGNAWMPGVDNLED
- a CDS encoding DMT family transporter, with protein sequence MPFEFNDLAEELIPQDPRVVFGIVLALIGAVFLSLGAQFQHRGVVKVERNTQYAGGSGLNVKQLMLLLARPSWVIGTLMLGFAVVLQLASLTQAPLMVVQPLGAVALVITSIVNARVSKVALNRRSIIAICMCVGGVGLFVTIAAFTAVDKPVTDEDLITILVILAVVLVAFVLAFIALRNKFKALFYILGAGVLYGFVATLAKVIISRIQNENFEWLTFTCVVALLAAAALGGYFVQNAYASGPPDLVIAGLTVVDPLVAVAIGIFVLDEASQAPLWAVIGFVVAGAVAIWGVFALAKHHPQTKV